The genome window TCTTGTAATCTTTGCCGTTAACCTGAATGTTACCGCTACCCACCGATAGGTACACGCGAGCCACAGCAGTTTTCCGACGACCTAATGCGTTGATTCGTTCCATTTGTTAGTGTTCGGTGCCTGGGGTTCCAGCCTGTAGCTAAGCTACGGACGGCCTTCAGACTCCTATCGTCTTAGAGTTCCAATTTAACTTCTTTCGGTTGCTGGGCGCTGTGCGGGTGCTGGCCACCTGTGTATACGAATAGGTTCGTGTAAAGGCGACGACCCAGACGATTTTTAGGTAACATACCTTTTACTGCGTGTTCAACAATCCGAATTGGATGTTTGGCAAGTAGTTCACGAGGAGTCGTGAAACGCTGACCACCGGGATAACCCGTATGGCGAACGTACACTTTGTCCGTCATCTTTTTACCCGTCAGTTTAATTTTGTCGGCGTTGATAACGATCACGTTGTCACCGCAATCGACGTGCGGTGTGAAGTCTGGCTTATGTTTGCCGCGAATGATTTTAGCCACCTGACTGGCCAGACGACCTAAAACCAAGTTTTCCGCGTCAACAACCACCCAGCCCTTCTGAGCCGTCGCTTTGTTGGCCGAGATGGTTTTGTAGCTTAACGTATCCACTATTTACAGGAGATTATATATTGATAAACAATAAATTACACAAAGCAAAATTGTCCCGTCTGGAAACGGGAGTGCAAATATAGAGTGTATATTTCTGAAAAACAAGTGACTGGCTGAAAAGTAAATTAGCGCAGCTTTAGGGTGACCAGACAGATAACTGCCAGCAGGATGCCTATAATCCAGAAACGAGTAACAATTTTCGCTTCGTGGTAGCCCTTTTTCTGGAAATGGTGGTGCAGCGGCGACATCAAAAAAAGCCGGTTAGCCTGCGCATACTCCAGCCCGTTTTTTTGCTTCTGGTAACGAAAGTAACTAACCTGTAGAATGACCGAAACCAGTTCGACAAGGAAAATGCCGCACATGATCGGAATTAGCAGCTCCTTGCGAACGGCCAGCGCCAAAACGGCTATAACACTCCCTAACATCAAACTTCCCGTATCGCCCATAAAAACCTGCGCCGGGTAGGAATTATACCAGAGAAATCCGACCAGCGCCCCCACGAAGGCCGCGCAGAAAATCACCATTTCTCCAGAATTAGGAATGTACATGATATTGAGGTACTGCGAAAAAAGCTTGTTACCCGACAAATAGGCAAACACCCCTAAAGTCAAACCAATGATTACAGAGGTGCCGGCGGCCAGACCGTCGATGCCATCCGTAATGTTTGCTCCATTAGAAACAGCGGTAATGATAAAAATACAGACAATCGTATAAATGATCCACGTGTACTCATCGGGCAAAATGCCGAATAGTAACGAATTGTAATTGAACTCGTTGTTCTTAAAAAAGGGAATGGTCGTAAGTGTCGATTTAATGTCGTGAAATACCTGGACTTGCCCGAGCGTGGCGTGCGCAATCGGTTTGTCATACACCCGGATTCGGACGTATTCATTAAAATACAGAGTGAGGCCAACAATCAGACCCAGCCCGACCTGACCGACTACTTTAAATTTTCCTTTTAACCCTTCTTTATCTTTTTTGAAAACTTTAATATAATCGTCTAAAAACCCAATCAGTCCCGTCCAAACTGCCGACACAAGCAGCAGTACAATATATACGTTGGTCAGTTGAGCGAACAGCAATACCGGAATCAGTAAGGAAGCCAGAATAATAAATCCCCCCATCGTTGGGGTTCCTCTTTTTTGCATCTGACCTTCCAGACCCAGGTCGCGAATTTCCTCACCAATCTGTTTTCTGCGAATAAAATCAATGATTTTCCGACCAAACATGGCCGCAATGAGCAGGGAAAGCGTAATGGCTGCCGCCGCCCGAAACGACTGGTATTTAAAAACCCCGGCGCCCGGAAAATTGAACTGCTGGTCGAGGTACGTGAAGAGGTAATAAAGCATGGGGCAAAGTTACAGATGTATGACTGCGTTTTGCAAATTAGTTCGCTGCTATTGATGAATTATACGCATGTAATTTGAGCCAGGCTCTACGCGGCAAATCCGTTACTTTTTAAGGGTATAAACGTCTCTAAGACTCACGAAATTACTCATATAAGTGATGAACCCGAAAAGCAAAAAAATCCTGGTCTTGATAGCACTTGTGCTCGTGTATGCTGGTTTAATCTACTCTATCGTCTTGGGTCAGCTATTTCCTGGATTCCGATTAGGTATACTTTATCTATGCATTTTCGGAGTATTGGTTGCCGATATGGTTCAATATAGGCCTAATAAATAGCCTCGGAAATTTCACAAGCGTCACCATAGATTATTGTTTGAATGCTTCGCGCAGCACCGTCCGATCGTCAAAATCGTGCTTCACACCTTTAATTTCCTGGTAGGTTTCATGACCTTTTCCTGCAATTAAAACCACATCGTTTGGCTGGGCCAGGCTAACGGCTTTAAAAATGGCTTCGTAACGATCAGCAATGGTCTGGGTTTTCTTGTAATCAATGGGTGGGATACCAGCCTGCATTTGTTCCAAAATAGCCATCGGATCTTCGTCGCGGGGATTGTCGGAAGTTAAAATAACCCGGTCGCTGAATTTACAGGCAATTTCGGCCATAATCGGGCGCTTAGCGGCATCCCGATTACCGCCGCAACCCACTACCGTAATGATTTTTCCGTCGCCCTGCCGCAAGCCATTAATCGTTTCAAGCACGTTTTGCAAAGCGTCAGGCGTGTGGGCATAATCGACGATGCCTACAATCTGACTGTCTGAAATAACCGTTTCAAAGCGTCCCGGCGGACTTGAAACACTCGACAGTTCAGTGAGAACATCTTCGGGGTTTTCGCCCAGCAAGACAGCCGCTCCGTAAACGCCCAGCAGGTTGTAGGCATTGAAACGGCCCGTCAGTTTAAACCAGACTTCGCGTCCGTCCATTTCCATGTGCAGACCAAACAGCCCTTCCGAAATAATTTTCCCTTTGAAGGTTCCCAAGGTTTGGAGCGAAAAGCTCTCTTTTCGGGCGACGGTATTTTGCAGCATAACCAGCCCTCGTTTATCGTCCAGGTTCACCAAGGCAAAAGCCGAAGCGGGGAGGTGGTCGAAAAAGCTTTTTTTGGCGCGAATGTAATTGTCGAACGTCTGGTGAAAATCGAGGTGGTCGTGGGTAATGTTAGTAAAAATTCCGCCCCGAAACTGCACGCCCGCAATGCGGTGCTGAACGAGCGCGTGCGAGCTTACTTCCATGAAAACGTGCGTACAGCCCCGATTGAGCATTTTCTGGAGCAGCTCGTTGAGGGTAATTACGTCGGGCGTAGTGTGCGTGGCCGGAATAACTTCGTCATCGATCTGATTTTGAACGGTAGAAAGCAGCCCCACCCGGTAGCCTAGTTTACGGAATAAACGAAACAGCAGCGTCACCGTCGACGTTTTGCCATTCGTTCCCGTAACGCCAACGAGCTTTATTTTTTTGGACGGGTGTTGGTAAAAATTAGCGGCGATCAGCCCCAGGGCATAGGCGCTATCCTTAACCACAATGTAAGCTATGCCTTCTGCCAGAGTTTCGGGTAACGCTTCGCACAGAATGGCGGAGGTACCTTGTTCGATGGCTTTGGTAATAAACTGATGACCATCCGTTTGCGTACCCCGGATGGCGGCAAACAGACTCCCGGAACCGGCTTTTCGGGAGTCCATGGTTAGGTTTGTAATCTCCCCGCTCATCGGCCCGGAGGTTGATTGAAGCGGTACTTTATAGAGAAGATCTGTTAACTGCATTCTAAAAATTGATCTTATTGGCTAAGGCAATGCTAACGCATTGCCGTTGTTTGAGCTTCTTTGCCGCGTGATACGAGAGGGGCAATTTTCAACGTGTCTGGTCGGGCGGTTTGCTGAAGCACCAGCGTAATTTTGCGGGGGCTTGGCAATGCACTCCCCGCCGGTACCGACTGATCAACCACTTTGCCCACGCCTTTGAAACGGACGAGAAATCCCCGGTTCTCAAGCAAATGCAAGGCATCGCGCAGGTTCATTCCGACTAGATCCGGCACCTGATTTTTTGTCGATTGACTCACCCATTGTACCCGCGCTCCTTGACCGGTTGCTTTTACCCAGCCATCCGCAGCAAGTTGAGTATCAATATTTAATTCGCTACCGATGGTGCGTAAATCGTCCGCGAAACCAGCTTTGGCTCCTCCCGTGTTTCGTTTTGATTTGGTTGTATTCGCGATCGGGCTATGCATCTGAACGTCATAGGCAAAGATGCGGTCGGCTACTTCTCGGAAGACCGGGGCGGCAACGCTACCTCCATACAGCAAATCCATGTTGGCTCCCTGCGGGCTATCAACAATAACGACACAGCTGTATTTGGGCTTATCCGCCGGGAAATACCCAATAAAGGAAGTATAGTATTTGCCTTTCTGGTAGCGTCCGTTAATTAGCTTCTGGGCTGTTCCGGTCTTACCGGAAAATTTGTAGTTCGGGCTTTTCGACTTTTTCGCCGTGCCTTCTTCCACGACTCCTTTGAGCATGCTTTGTACCTGCTTGATGGAGCGGGCTGACGCAATGGGTTCGGCTTCGACATAGGGCTGAAAATCTTCAACAATTTCGTTGTTCCGGCGAATTTGCTGAACAATCATCGGACGAACCCACTTGCCATCGTTCGCCACAGCGTTATAAAATGTCAACATCTGTAGCGGCGTTAGTTGCACCTCATAACCGAGGGCCATAAAAGCCAGAGAGACTTTACTCCATTGTTTGGAAGATGGGTTACGAATAACAGGTTGGGCTTCCCCCTTCATTTCAAAGCCCGTTGGCTCGGTTAGGCGAAACTTGGCCAGATAGCGACAATATAAATCGGGTCGTCTTTGGAAATAACTCTGCATCATCAGGTGTACCCCAACGTTGGATGATTTCTCAAAAATCTGCTGAGCCGTCAAAGCCCCGTAGCCACCGCGTTTAGCATCCGTAATGGGCAAGCCCCGAAACCGAACCGAACCGCCACCCGTGTTAAAAACCTGATCGGGGCGAACCGCCTTTTCTTCCAGTAAAGCCAGCATGGAGGCCAGTTTAAAGGTTGAGCCGGGGTCGGTGCGGCCAGCCAGCCCGTGGTTGAAATTTTCGATGTAACCGTTTTTGGAGCGGCTAAGATTGGCCATCGCCTTGATCGCGCCCGTCTGTACTTCCATAACGATAACACAGCCTTTTTCCGCATTGTACGATTCCAGCGTGTTCTTTAGCGCTGATTCGGCCATGTCCTGAAAATTTACATCAATCGTTGTGTGAATATCCAGGCCTGGCTCTGGTCGGTTGTCGGTGCCGTCTTCGATGGGCATTTTGACGCCACCCGATAAAACTTCAACCATGCCGATGCCGTTTTTACCTGCCAGCTCCTTCTGGAAACTTGCCTCCAGCCCAACCAAACCCCGCCCACTTTCCGGGTTGAGGTAGCCCACCGTCCGAAGCGCCATTCGCCCAAACGGATTATAGCGTTGATAGATAGCGTCAAATTTTCCACCACCGGAGCCTTTCTGGCGGTTGAAAAAAGGCCATTGTAAGATTGCCAGACGTTCCTGAAACGTAACTTTTCGCCGGGTCAACATCACGTATTTGCGTTTATTGGCCCGGGCCGATTTGATTAAATCTACGTATTCCTGCCGCGATTTTTCCCCAAATTTCCGCGACAAGAGCAAGCCCAACGAATCGACCTTGCTTTCAAAATACTCGTCTTTGGCCACCCGTGGATCAATCCCGATGTAATAATAGGGGAGGGACGTAGCCATTACGCTGCCGTTGCTGGAATAAATGTTACCCCGGCTGGCTGGGATGGTATCTTTACGGATATGGTAATCCGCAATTCGGGCTTTCCAGGGCTTCCCTTTGTAAGTTTGGTAAAACTGAACGTAAACCAGCCGTCCAATAATGGCTGCTGCAAACAGGAAAAGGCCGATTGACGCAATCATGGCCCGGTTTAGGATGTCGCGCTTGATATTAACGGGGCGATCTGCTTTACTCATTTTGGTTCTTCCGGTTTAACAACGATAACATAAGGCGGATCTTTGCTTTCTCCAAGACCGGTTTGAATAACGCGCTTGCTGATTTCCGACTGCTTACCGCTTTTCATGAAATCGGCCTGTAAGGTCGTGTAGTGGGCCCGAAGTTCATCGACCACCGCTTTTTTCTTCTGCATCTGCCGAGCAAGCCCCTCTGCATTGTGGTTAAATCCAATGTAAATAATCACCAGAAAGGATACCCAGATAATGCGGTTAAAGTTGACGAGTGGCCAGTCGTTATCTTCGCCGAATAGCTTTTCCAGACCAATGGTTTGGTTCAAATACGTATACAGCCAGCCTTCTTTTTTCTTCTTCCCTTTCGGTGGCTGTTCGCCATTTTTGTAGGTGTTTTGTGCCATCTGTATAAATTCTGAAATGAGTTTCGTATAAGTCCGGTCGGAACAAACCGCAAAGTTTGTTCTGGCTAGATTTTTTCGGCGATGCGCAACTTGGCACTTCGGGCACGTGGATTCTGACTAACTTCTTCAGCCGAAGCTTCAATCGGTTTCCGGGTGATGGAGCGCAAAGGTTTGATTTCGTTTCCGTAAAAATCCTTCTCGATTTCGCCCTGAAAATTGCCTGATTTGATGAAGTTTTTCACCAGACGATCCTCCAGCGAATGGTACGCCATCACAACCAGTCGGCCACCCGGACTAAGCGTTTCGGGAACCTGCGTTAAAAACTCTTCCAGAACCGCCAGTTCTTCGTTTACTTCAATGCGGAGCGCCTGAAAAACCTGAGCAAAATACTTGTTTTCTTTGCCTCGAGGTGCATATCGCTGCAATACACTTTTTAAATCATTGACAGATTCGAGCGAACGGTTCAGACGGGCCGAGACAATAGCACCCGCCAGCGTCCGGGCGTTGGTGACTTCCCCATACATACCCAGTATTTTGTGCAATTTATCTTCGGGGTACTCATTGACGACCGCACGGGCCGTCAGTGCGCCAGCCTGGTTCATGCGCATGTCCAGCTCGGCATCATACCGCGTTGAAAATCCACGTTCAGGCGTATCGATTTGATGCGACGAAATACCCAGATCAGCCAGTATTCCGTCGACCTGATCGATTTTATACAAACGTAGATACCGCTTCAGATGCCGGAAGTTGGCCGCCACAAAGGTCAGGCGTGGATCGTCGATGGCCTGGGCATTCGCTTTGGCATCCGGGTCCTGGTCGAATACAAAGAGTCGACCGCCGTCCAATTGCCGCAGAATTTCGCGCGAGTGCCCCCCTCCGCCGAAAGTTACGTCAACATATATCCCATTGGGTTTCAGAGCTAGACCGTCAATGCAAGCCTGGAGCAAAACGGGTTTGTGATAAGTTGTATTAATCATTTATCAATGAGAGAATAAACGCGAAGTAAGCAGAGTTTAACTTTAGTTACAACCAATAAATCAGCTAGTCGTTTAGAATTTTATTTTTCTCTGCGTGTACGAGAAAGCCGGAACTAAACTAAAATAGAGAGCGGTTACAAACTTAGCAAAACAGCCCCTATTTTACCGAAATAAGAAGGGTCGTAGGCTCGATAAATTATATCTTTTTATGAAGCGTTTCTCCCTTTTGCTTTTTTCCACGGTGTTGTGGTTGATATTCTCGTGTTCTTCCGAATCAAAAGTTCGCGTTCCTAAGGGAATCTGGCGGGCAACGCTCCAAACAAAAGGAGGTGAACTTCCCTTTGGACTGGACATTGTTCCGAATGCCGACAGCGCTACGTATACAGTGTATGCAATCAATGGGGCCGAGCGGCTCAAAATGGATACGGCAACCTTACAAGGCGATACGCTACGGATTCCGATGGCTATTTTTGAGTCAGAAATTATAGCCAAAGTGGCCAACAAGCGCATGGAAGGTATCTGGCGGAAACGCCGTATTGGGAATACTTATAGTGAGCTGCCATTTA of Tellurirhabdus bombi contains these proteins:
- the mraY gene encoding phospho-N-acetylmuramoyl-pentapeptide-transferase — its product is MLYYLFTYLDQQFNFPGAGVFKYQSFRAAAAITLSLLIAAMFGRKIIDFIRRKQIGEEIRDLGLEGQMQKRGTPTMGGFIILASLLIPVLLFAQLTNVYIVLLLVSAVWTGLIGFLDDYIKVFKKDKEGLKGKFKVVGQVGLGLIVGLTLYFNEYVRIRVYDKPIAHATLGQVQVFHDIKSTLTTIPFFKNNEFNYNSLLFGILPDEYTWIIYTIVCIFIITAVSNGANITDGIDGLAAGTSVIIGLTLGVFAYLSGNKLFSQYLNIMYIPNSGEMVIFCAAFVGALVGFLWYNSYPAQVFMGDTGSLMLGSVIAVLALAVRKELLIPIMCGIFLVELVSVILQVSYFRYQKQKNGLEYAQANRLFLMSPLHHHFQKKGYHEAKIVTRFWIIGILLAVICLVTLKLR
- the rsmH gene encoding 16S rRNA (cytosine(1402)-N(4))-methyltransferase RsmH; amino-acid sequence: MINTTYHKPVLLQACIDGLALKPNGIYVDVTFGGGGHSREILRQLDGGRLFVFDQDPDAKANAQAIDDPRLTFVAANFRHLKRYLRLYKIDQVDGILADLGISSHQIDTPERGFSTRYDAELDMRMNQAGALTARAVVNEYPEDKLHKILGMYGEVTNARTLAGAIVSARLNRSLESVNDLKSVLQRYAPRGKENKYFAQVFQALRIEVNEELAVLEEFLTQVPETLSPGGRLVVMAYHSLEDRLVKNFIKSGNFQGEIEKDFYGNEIKPLRSITRKPIEASAEEVSQNPRARSAKLRIAEKI
- the rplM gene encoding 50S ribosomal protein L13; the protein is MDTLSYKTISANKATAQKGWVVVDAENLVLGRLASQVAKIIRGKHKPDFTPHVDCGDNVIVINADKIKLTGKKMTDKVYVRHTGYPGGQRFTTPRELLAKHPIRIVEHAVKGMLPKNRLGRRLYTNLFVYTGGQHPHSAQQPKEVKLEL
- a CDS encoding FtsL-like putative cell division protein; the encoded protein is MAQNTYKNGEQPPKGKKKKEGWLYTYLNQTIGLEKLFGEDNDWPLVNFNRIIWVSFLVIIYIGFNHNAEGLARQMQKKKAVVDELRAHYTTLQADFMKSGKQSEISKRVIQTGLGESKDPPYVIVVKPEEPK
- a CDS encoding UDP-N-acetylmuramoyl-L-alanyl-D-glutamate--2,6-diaminopimelate ligase yields the protein MQLTDLLYKVPLQSTSGPMSGEITNLTMDSRKAGSGSLFAAIRGTQTDGHQFITKAIEQGTSAILCEALPETLAEGIAYIVVKDSAYALGLIAANFYQHPSKKIKLVGVTGTNGKTSTVTLLFRLFRKLGYRVGLLSTVQNQIDDEVIPATHTTPDVITLNELLQKMLNRGCTHVFMEVSSHALVQHRIAGVQFRGGIFTNITHDHLDFHQTFDNYIRAKKSFFDHLPASAFALVNLDDKRGLVMLQNTVARKESFSLQTLGTFKGKIISEGLFGLHMEMDGREVWFKLTGRFNAYNLLGVYGAAVLLGENPEDVLTELSSVSSPPGRFETVISDSQIVGIVDYAHTPDALQNVLETINGLRQGDGKIITVVGCGGNRDAAKRPIMAEIACKFSDRVILTSDNPRDEDPMAILEQMQAGIPPIDYKKTQTIADRYEAIFKAVSLAQPNDVVLIAGKGHETYQEIKGVKHDFDDRTVLREAFKQ
- a CDS encoding penicillin-binding protein produces the protein MSKADRPVNIKRDILNRAMIASIGLFLFAAAIIGRLVYVQFYQTYKGKPWKARIADYHIRKDTIPASRGNIYSSNGSVMATSLPYYYIGIDPRVAKDEYFESKVDSLGLLLSRKFGEKSRQEYVDLIKSARANKRKYVMLTRRKVTFQERLAILQWPFFNRQKGSGGGKFDAIYQRYNPFGRMALRTVGYLNPESGRGLVGLEASFQKELAGKNGIGMVEVLSGGVKMPIEDGTDNRPEPGLDIHTTIDVNFQDMAESALKNTLESYNAEKGCVIVMEVQTGAIKAMANLSRSKNGYIENFNHGLAGRTDPGSTFKLASMLALLEEKAVRPDQVFNTGGGSVRFRGLPITDAKRGGYGALTAQQIFEKSSNVGVHLMMQSYFQRRPDLYCRYLAKFRLTEPTGFEMKGEAQPVIRNPSSKQWSKVSLAFMALGYEVQLTPLQMLTFYNAVANDGKWVRPMIVQQIRRNNEIVEDFQPYVEAEPIASARSIKQVQSMLKGVVEEGTAKKSKSPNYKFSGKTGTAQKLINGRYQKGKYYTSFIGYFPADKPKYSCVVIVDSPQGANMDLLYGGSVAAPVFREVADRIFAYDVQMHSPIANTTKSKRNTGGAKAGFADDLRTIGSELNIDTQLAADGWVKATGQGARVQWVSQSTKNQVPDLVGMNLRDALHLLENRGFLVRFKGVGKVVDQSVPAGSALPSPRKITLVLQQTARPDTLKIAPLVSRGKEAQTTAMR